From Paenibacillus sp. GP183, one genomic window encodes:
- a CDS encoding NlpC/P60 family protein, producing the protein MKSFAKRIVLSCALVCGSLAVAAAAPTYASAASIVKVQINDELVQFPDAQPFIDSSSNLQVPLRFLSEKLGYKVDWSMEGDTQVNVKLTSNQNSIMLSTGASQVIVNGAPKSLQGSAAFVEGRAFVPLRFISETFGSEIKWDASNQVAIIKADGKDHKSAYIAPPPPPPAPPIVIPSITDQIAQIANGYIGVPYVWGGTTPKGFDCSGFVQYVFASKGIDLPRTSSQMFSRGTAVKELKTGDLVFFANGSISHVGIYLGNGNFISATNHGVKVETLWGGYWGGRYVGAKRIV; encoded by the coding sequence TTGAAGTCATTTGCTAAACGCATTGTTTTGTCATGCGCATTAGTTTGTGGAAGCTTAGCGGTAGCTGCAGCAGCTCCGACATATGCATCGGCTGCAAGCATCGTGAAAGTACAAATTAATGATGAACTGGTTCAGTTTCCCGACGCACAGCCATTTATCGACAGCAGCAGCAATCTCCAGGTTCCACTTCGTTTTCTATCCGAGAAGTTAGGGTATAAAGTCGATTGGAGCATGGAAGGCGATACGCAAGTTAACGTCAAGTTAACGAGCAATCAGAACTCGATTATGCTGTCGACCGGCGCCAGCCAAGTTATTGTGAATGGCGCGCCAAAGAGTTTGCAGGGCAGTGCGGCATTTGTAGAAGGCCGCGCTTTCGTACCTCTTCGTTTTATCTCCGAGACCTTTGGTTCGGAAATCAAATGGGATGCAAGCAACCAGGTAGCGATCATAAAAGCAGACGGCAAAGATCATAAGTCCGCTTATATCGCTCCACCACCGCCGCCGCCAGCACCACCAATTGTCATTCCAAGCATTACAGATCAGATTGCGCAAATTGCAAATGGTTACATCGGCGTTCCTTATGTTTGGGGTGGAACCACTCCCAAAGGCTTTGATTGTTCAGGTTTTGTTCAATATGTGTTTGCAAGCAAAGGAATTGATCTGCCAAGAACTTCTTCACAAATGTTCAGCAGAGGCACTGCCGTCAAAGAATTAAAAACAGGCGATTTGGTATTCTTCGCAAATGGCAGCATCAGTCACGTCGGTATCTATCTAGGCAATGGTAATTTCATCTCCGCAACCAACCATGGAGTTAAGGTTGAAACGCTATGGGGCGGATATTGGGGTGGAAGATACGTCGGTGCCAAACGAATTGTTTAA
- a CDS encoding VOC family protein, which yields MPVKRIEHVGVMVANLEASIRFYEEVIGLKLKGTLLHTNEVIRLAFLGLDVEGETEVELIEGYQEGLPQEGKVHHLAFAVDDIEAEFSRIQALELSGIDQNITTLPNGARYFFFNGLDMELIEFFQSTRN from the coding sequence ATGCCTGTTAAAAGAATTGAACACGTCGGCGTTATGGTCGCCAATCTTGAGGCTTCCATCCGGTTTTATGAAGAAGTCATTGGTTTAAAGCTGAAAGGGACTTTGCTGCATACGAATGAAGTGATCCGTTTGGCATTTCTAGGATTGGATGTTGAAGGCGAAACCGAGGTTGAATTGATTGAGGGTTACCAAGAAGGGCTGCCGCAGGAAGGGAAGGTTCATCATCTTGCTTTTGCCGTGGATGACATTGAAGCGGAATTTTCCAGAATTCAAGCTCTGGAGCTCAGCGGAATTGATCAGAACATTACAACATTGCCGAATGGAGCCCGATATTTCTTTTTTAATGGACTGGATATGGAACTCATTGAGTTTTTCCAATCGACGCGCAATTAA
- a CDS encoding phosphodiester glycosidase family protein, which translates to MLSKISATLVHGTLNKAGKIALIFSIIGISFSFGENVRAESSVFDQSKSVSYNGKSYAVTWVTVDLKDPTLRVKPVTAVTGIGHVESFSSMMQRNHAAAGINGAFFDAYEADDSQRFPNGLMIKSGQVMHSGENQAFTVLPDKTGIVQRIKTGMKVSVKHGGSSYTFEPWGVNKYYGSSQIDQVVWYTEDFGSSIDFPGTTKIVIEESKIKTITQNSAAIPIDGQVVMVGNSSNNTKNLLPHLHVGDPIAVSSSSLNSDTGLMMGLPQIDAAVGAGPLLLKNGIIDINTQRDGFTDPKITTNANGRSFIGTDGLGRLVMGTMSSATISNMAGVLKQLGFTDAMNLDGGSSSALYSNGVELTSPGRLLSNAFIVERMPQAQIQIAVNGQFVNEFRGYLQTETTMVPLRGILERIGADFKWDGNAKSLTVKHGNQQLFLRVGEKAVQVNGKSQGLVEAPIIIDGHIYLPLRAVIESLGGQVSWDQNLYRASLSIP; encoded by the coding sequence TTGTTATCTAAAATCAGTGCCACCCTTGTGCACGGTACCCTTAATAAAGCTGGAAAAATAGCTCTTATTTTCAGCATCATTGGAATCTCATTTAGCTTTGGGGAGAATGTCAGAGCTGAATCTTCCGTTTTTGATCAAAGCAAGTCCGTTTCATATAATGGGAAATCGTACGCAGTCACATGGGTGACTGTCGATCTGAAAGATCCCACACTTCGTGTAAAGCCTGTAACAGCTGTTACTGGAATCGGACACGTGGAATCCTTCAGCTCGATGATGCAAAGAAACCATGCTGCAGCAGGAATTAACGGGGCGTTCTTCGATGCCTATGAAGCAGATGATTCCCAGCGATTTCCGAACGGGCTTATGATTAAATCCGGACAAGTCATGCATTCGGGTGAAAATCAGGCTTTTACTGTACTTCCTGACAAAACAGGGATTGTCCAAAGAATCAAAACCGGCATGAAAGTCAGTGTGAAGCATGGTGGAAGCTCCTATACGTTTGAGCCTTGGGGTGTGAATAAATACTATGGAAGCTCCCAAATCGACCAGGTTGTCTGGTATACCGAGGATTTTGGCAGCTCTATTGATTTCCCCGGGACAACCAAGATTGTCATAGAAGAAAGCAAGATTAAAACCATTACGCAAAACTCAGCTGCGATTCCGATAGACGGCCAAGTCGTTATGGTGGGCAACAGCTCCAATAATACAAAGAATTTGCTCCCCCATCTTCATGTTGGCGATCCCATTGCCGTCTCCTCATCAAGCTTGAATTCAGATACGGGATTGATGATGGGACTTCCGCAAATTGATGCAGCTGTCGGTGCCGGTCCACTGCTTCTGAAAAATGGAATCATCGACATCAATACCCAAAGAGACGGGTTCACGGATCCGAAAATCACCACAAATGCCAACGGGCGCAGCTTTATCGGCACAGACGGATTGGGTCGCTTGGTGATGGGAACTATGAGTTCTGCCACGATTTCCAATATGGCGGGGGTGCTAAAGCAATTAGGCTTTACTGATGCCATGAATCTGGACGGAGGTTCGAGTTCAGCGCTTTACTCTAATGGAGTCGAGCTGACTTCACCTGGCCGCTTGCTCAGCAATGCGTTTATCGTAGAACGCATGCCCCAAGCCCAAATTCAAATTGCGGTGAACGGACAATTTGTGAATGAGTTTCGAGGCTACCTGCAGACGGAAACCACCATGGTGCCGCTTCGAGGGATTTTAGAACGAATTGGAGCCGATTTCAAATGGGATGGCAATGCGAAATCGTTAACAGTGAAGCATGGTAATCAGCAATTATTCCTGCGTGTCGGCGAGAAAGCGGTTCAGGTGAACGGGAAATCGCAAGGTCTAGTGGAGGCTCCGATAATTATTGATGGACACATTTACTTGCCGTTACGGGCTGTCATTGAATCCCTGGGAGGTCAAGTAAGCTGGGATCAAAATCTGTATCGTGCATCCCTATCCATTCCTTAA